Proteins encoded by one window of Paenibacillus sp. DCT19:
- a CDS encoding nicotinate-nucleotide adenylyltransferase, which yields MKIGIMGGTFDPIHMGHLLAAEAARDSHALDEIWFMPSHVPPHKRGAGASGQQRLDMTEAAIQDVQQYEVLDIEMELGGVSYTIDTMKELWNRYPEHDFYFIIGADMVNYLPKWEQIEELAARLTFIGVGRPGFQLHLDDLPDELQDKVLMAEMPLVDISSTAVRKRLAKGQSVRFMIPAAVHEYIVRSGLYGTKP from the coding sequence ATGAAGATTGGTATCATGGGTGGGACGTTCGATCCAATCCATATGGGACATCTGTTGGCCGCCGAAGCTGCGAGGGATTCCCATGCACTGGATGAAATCTGGTTCATGCCCTCCCATGTTCCACCACACAAGCGTGGAGCCGGGGCTTCTGGGCAGCAACGTCTCGATATGACGGAAGCGGCGATCCAAGATGTACAGCAATATGAGGTGCTGGATATTGAGATGGAGCTTGGTGGCGTATCGTATACGATCGACACGATGAAGGAGCTATGGAATCGTTATCCAGAGCATGATTTTTATTTTATCATTGGTGCAGATATGGTGAACTATCTACCCAAATGGGAGCAGATCGAGGAGCTTGCAGCACGCTTGACCTTTATCGGAGTAGGCAGACCCGGTTTTCAGCTACATCTGGACGACTTACCCGATGAGCTGCAAGACAAAGTCTTGATGGCAGAGATGCCGCTCGTAGATATATCATCCACGGCCGTACGTAAACGTCTTGCCAAGGGACAATCGGTACGCTTCATGATTCCTGCTGCAGTTCATGAATATATTGTAAGGAGCGGTTTATATGGCACTAAGCCGTGA
- the aroE gene encoding shikimate dehydrogenase: protein MSEQKKTTSSLPVLLGVMGDPIAHSKSPAMHNAALKAAGVNGIYMPLHVHPEQLQAAIRGIVALGYRGVNVTIPHKEQVMSYLDEIDESARLIGAVNTIVNKDGKLIGYNTDGIGYVRSLKEEAVPDLAGKRIAVLGAGGAARGVIYALALEKPDRIHILNRTAERAIELASDLRAHGLGEITGSGMEEAAVVLASADIVINTTAAGMNPHVDDVPVDPALIRADAVVSDLIYNPLETRLLRESRLRGCTVHGGLGMFVYQGAVAFEHWFGIQAPVDTMRQAVLDSFDK, encoded by the coding sequence TTGTCTGAACAAAAGAAAACGACTTCTTCACTTCCAGTGTTGCTGGGCGTTATGGGTGATCCTATTGCTCATTCCAAATCTCCAGCTATGCATAATGCGGCACTAAAGGCGGCAGGAGTGAATGGGATCTATATGCCTCTTCATGTTCATCCAGAACAATTGCAAGCTGCGATTAGAGGCATCGTTGCTTTGGGGTATCGTGGCGTGAATGTCACCATACCTCATAAGGAACAAGTTATGTCTTATCTGGATGAGATCGATGAGAGTGCAAGGTTGATTGGTGCAGTCAATACCATTGTCAATAAGGACGGAAAGCTGATAGGCTATAATACGGATGGCATTGGTTATGTGCGGTCACTTAAGGAAGAAGCTGTGCCTGACCTAGCAGGCAAACGGATTGCTGTACTGGGGGCAGGTGGAGCTGCTAGAGGCGTCATATATGCGCTGGCTCTAGAAAAGCCTGACCGTATTCACATATTGAACCGTACAGCCGAGCGAGCGATTGAACTCGCTTCGGATCTGCGAGCACATGGGTTAGGTGAGATTACAGGCAGTGGAATGGAAGAAGCGGCGGTTGTACTTGCTTCTGCTGATATTGTCATCAATACAACGGCTGCTGGTATGAATCCCCATGTGGATGATGTTCCGGTTGATCCTGCACTGATTCGTGCAGATGCAGTCGTAAGTGATCTCATCTATAATCCATTGGAGACACGTCTGCTGCGTGAATCACGCTTACGTGGTTGTACAGTGCATGGTGGTCTGGGGATGTTTGTATATCAGGGCGCGGTGGCTTTTGAGCATTGGTTCGGTATTCAGGCTCCTGTGGACACCATGAGACAAGCGGTACTAGACAGCTTCGATAAGTAA
- a CDS encoding MoxR family ATPase, whose product MPVRKESIQIISAVRSNLESCIMGKSFEIQLLLTALLAGGHVLIEDVPGTGKTQLIKALSKSMRGEYRRIQCNPDILPSDITGVSVFHPRDERFYFRPGPVMTNILLADEINRATTKTQSALLEVMEERSVTVDGDTYDLPHPFMLCATQNPIDFEGTYTLPEAQLDRFMLKISLGYPDKDIEKILLKQHQSGQPVDRLESVTHMDQISAIQQEIKEVFIGDPVMDYLLDVVRTTRSHPSVLLGASPRAAISFMSAVKAFAFLQERDYVLPDDVKTMAPYVISHRIVLRPEARLDSMSSEAVLSSVLQQVRVPVSMGQ is encoded by the coding sequence ATGCCTGTGCGCAAAGAGTCGATCCAAATCATTTCAGCAGTCCGTTCTAATCTAGAATCTTGCATAATGGGGAAATCCTTTGAAATTCAACTTTTGCTCACAGCTTTGCTTGCAGGCGGCCACGTTTTAATTGAAGACGTACCGGGAACAGGCAAGACACAATTGATCAAGGCCTTATCCAAATCCATGCGCGGCGAATACCGACGTATTCAATGTAATCCAGATATCTTACCGAGTGATATTACGGGTGTATCCGTGTTCCATCCACGTGATGAGCGCTTCTACTTCCGTCCAGGTCCAGTCATGACCAACATTTTGCTGGCAGACGAGATTAACCGAGCTACAACGAAGACTCAATCGGCATTGCTGGAAGTTATGGAAGAACGCAGTGTAACGGTCGACGGGGATACGTACGATCTGCCACATCCGTTTATGCTCTGTGCTACGCAGAACCCGATTGATTTTGAAGGAACATATACATTGCCGGAGGCACAACTCGACCGGTTTATGTTGAAAATAAGCCTGGGTTATCCAGATAAGGATATCGAGAAAATACTGCTGAAGCAGCATCAGTCGGGTCAACCGGTTGACCGGCTCGAGTCGGTGACTCATATGGATCAGATCTCTGCTATCCAGCAGGAGATCAAGGAAGTATTCATTGGCGATCCAGTGATGGATTATTTGCTGGATGTTGTTCGTACCACACGCTCCCATCCATCCGTGTTGCTCGGTGCCAGCCCGCGGGCGGCTATTTCGTTTATGTCTGCGGTAAAAGCCTTCGCCTTCCTACAGGAACGGGACTATGTACTGCCTGATGACGTGAAGACAATGGCACCATATGTTATTTCTCATCGGATTGTACTTCGTCCTGAGGCGAGACTGGACAGCATGAGTTCTGAAGCTGTTCTGAGCTCTGTACTCCAGCAGGTGCGTGTGCCTGTCTCTATGGGGCAATAG
- a CDS encoding transglutaminaseTgpA domain-containing protein, producing the protein MLWIFLIAMQWLSFTEESWYNETTSLVLWTLAAMSVLEVILPFKLIYRTLIKAIVLIYILHKTLIDYSVYIPYGTFTDRVEQFIFHSNPYIWFSLCAWVMLEAALRLVNTTRRILVFLGINIISMGILDSFTQISLWTEVAWVMFAGMGWLVCQHFRNFQVYYPQGWKRLIRYPYKIIANIAIIFSLIIVASVNMPEVPPTLTDPYTAWRNYTGTSASQAGNGTLDIPNSTESGYSREDNQLGGGFNFDYTPVMSVQTNERSYWRGETREEYTGTGWDDSRRASTEEVQPGETLQNDDAGSGNTKQVTQKVTMLNDTVYPIMFGAYSIAEVTSIDGQTESNRMLWNPEQAELLLTTNRQQPQYPKTYTVVSEAPVVVEDELRTKSFDDLYGSNPADDMYLQMPSRFPDRVTELANEITASANTPYEKVALLQNYLQTNFEYTNNPDLSRKVSSDFVEGFLFDVMEGYCDYFSTALVMMARSEGIPARWVKGYAPGQLSLNSDMQAPRQPGSEIETTYTVTNADAHSWAEVYFGEYGWIPVEATPGFDMPLLTEAPDVQPVDEPEEQPEEEPVQEEEQTPVSEQAASGIPTFVIWVAVAILVAWVAYMFWRNRFSLRFLLLRLRTGEPLTPEQKVVAETERWIRYVKRKGLTRSGDETLRESVNRWSQTVPASAATLQELLAWFERTRYSPASVTADDWKAVYETALKLRKELKAERA; encoded by the coding sequence CTGCTGTGGATCTTCCTGATTGCAATGCAGTGGTTGTCGTTCACCGAGGAATCTTGGTACAACGAGACGACCTCTTTGGTACTGTGGACGCTGGCAGCTATGAGCGTACTTGAAGTGATTTTGCCTTTTAAGCTTATCTATCGCACGCTTATTAAAGCCATTGTTCTTATTTATATTTTGCATAAAACCTTAATTGATTACTCCGTGTATATTCCTTATGGTACGTTTACGGATCGGGTGGAGCAATTTATCTTTCACTCTAATCCATATATCTGGTTTTCCCTATGTGCATGGGTCATGCTGGAAGCTGCGTTACGCTTGGTGAACACAACCCGGCGAATACTGGTTTTCTTGGGTATTAATATAATATCCATGGGCATTTTGGATTCCTTCACCCAGATTTCTTTATGGACTGAGGTTGCTTGGGTGATGTTTGCAGGTATGGGCTGGTTAGTATGTCAGCACTTCCGCAACTTTCAGGTTTACTATCCACAAGGCTGGAAGCGACTCATCCGGTATCCTTACAAAATCATCGCCAATATCGCCATCATTTTTTCACTTATTATTGTAGCAAGTGTGAACATGCCGGAAGTACCGCCGACGTTGACAGATCCGTATACAGCATGGCGTAACTATACTGGAACGTCAGCAAGTCAGGCTGGCAATGGAACACTTGATATTCCGAATTCAACCGAGTCTGGATATAGTCGTGAAGATAATCAGCTCGGTGGTGGCTTTAACTTTGACTACACACCTGTGATGTCTGTACAGACTAATGAACGCAGCTACTGGCGTGGTGAGACTCGTGAAGAGTACACCGGAACAGGCTGGGATGATAGCAGAAGAGCCTCGACGGAAGAGGTGCAGCCTGGCGAAACATTGCAGAATGATGATGCAGGTAGTGGGAATACGAAACAAGTGACGCAAAAAGTAACGATGCTGAATGATACGGTTTATCCGATTATGTTTGGAGCGTACTCCATTGCAGAAGTCACTTCCATTGATGGACAGACGGAGTCTAATCGAATGCTCTGGAATCCAGAGCAAGCTGAATTGCTGCTGACGACAAATCGTCAACAACCTCAGTATCCTAAGACATATACGGTTGTATCGGAAGCGCCAGTGGTTGTAGAGGATGAGCTTCGTACCAAATCTTTTGACGATCTGTACGGAAGTAATCCAGCTGACGATATGTACTTACAGATGCCGTCCCGTTTCCCGGATCGAGTCACGGAGCTGGCGAACGAAATTACGGCTTCTGCAAATACTCCGTATGAAAAAGTAGCATTACTGCAAAACTATTTACAAACCAATTTTGAATACACCAATAATCCGGATTTATCCCGGAAAGTGAGCAGTGACTTTGTCGAAGGGTTTCTATTCGATGTTATGGAAGGTTACTGTGACTACTTCTCCACAGCTCTAGTAATGATGGCGCGTTCTGAAGGTATTCCAGCTCGCTGGGTTAAAGGTTACGCACCAGGTCAACTGTCTCTCAACTCAGACATGCAGGCACCTCGTCAGCCTGGTTCTGAGATCGAGACTACCTATACAGTAACCAATGCAGATGCTCACTCTTGGGCTGAGGTTTACTTTGGTGAGTATGGATGGATTCCAGTTGAAGCTACACCAGGATTTGATATGCCTTTGTTAACAGAGGCACCTGATGTTCAACCAGTTGACGAACCTGAAGAACAGCCGGAAGAAGAACCAGTGCAAGAAGAAGAACAGACACCTGTATCCGAGCAGGCAGCATCCGGCATTCCAACATTCGTCATCTGGGTTGCTGTAGCGATTCTTGTTGCATGGGTTGCCTACATGTTCTGGCGGAACCGCTTCTCTCTTCGCTTCCTGTTGCTTCGTTTGCGAACAGGCGAGCCACTTACTCCGGAGCAGAAGGTTGTAGCTGAAACAGAGCGCTGGATTCGTTATGTGAAACGCAAAGGTTTAACCCGCAGTGGGGATGAAACATTGCGTGAATCAGTAAACCGCTGGAGCCAAACTGTGCCCGCATCTGCGGCCACGCTTCAAGAATTGTTAGCATGGTTTGAGCGCACGCGTTATAGTCCAGCATCTGTAACGGCGGATGATTGGAAGGCAGTGTATGAGACGGCCTTGAAGCTACGGAAGGAACTCAAAGCGGAACGGGCATAA
- the yqeK gene encoding bis(5'-nucleosyl)-tetraphosphatase (symmetrical) YqeK produces MALSREELIQAVSGQMPEKRWKHTLGVMQSAVYLAEKYGADPMKADLAAILHDVAKYWPVSEMEAVIRDNELNKELLQHDKQLWHSEVGAFVAQRDYGIDDLEIINAIRWHTSGKVGMSLLDKVVCLADYIEPGRDFPGVDRIREQAEHSLEEGLIAGFDSTISLLLSQRRVIYPLTMFARNDLITQL; encoded by the coding sequence ATGGCACTAAGCCGTGAGGAACTCATTCAAGCCGTTTCGGGTCAAATGCCGGAGAAACGCTGGAAGCATACACTTGGCGTGATGCAATCTGCCGTATATTTGGCTGAAAAATACGGTGCAGATCCTATGAAGGCGGATCTGGCTGCTATATTGCACGATGTTGCCAAGTACTGGCCAGTATCAGAGATGGAAGCAGTCATCCGTGACAATGAACTGAACAAAGAATTGTTGCAGCATGACAAACAGCTCTGGCACTCAGAGGTCGGTGCATTTGTGGCACAGCGAGATTACGGAATCGATGATCTGGAGATCATTAATGCTATTCGCTGGCATACTTCTGGGAAAGTGGGCATGAGCCTACTGGATAAGGTGGTATGTCTTGCGGATTATATCGAACCGGGAAGAGACTTCCCGGGTGTGGATCGGATTCGCGAACAGGCTGAGCACAGTTTGGAAGAAGGGTTAATTGCTGGTTTTGACTCAACCATTAGCTTGTTGTTGTCACAACGACGAGTGATCTACCCGTTAACCATGTTTGCTCGGAATGATCTGATTACACAATTATAA
- the yqeH gene encoding ribosome biogenesis GTPase YqeH translates to MTDTHNGNLAVRCSGCGVHLQTEDQDRPGFIPEKALDREPVICQRCFRIKNYNESSSVTVDQDEFLALLSQIGDKDALVIHIVDLFDFDGSVISGLQRFVGNNPVLLVVNKTDLLPKVTNWNKVRNWVQKQAKEQGLRTVDVLLVSAKQNQGFDRLLELVSTYREDRDVYVVGGTNVGKSTLINRLIRDYSDLEQELTTSRYPGTTLDMVNIPLEDGKFIIDTPGIVYPWRFSEIVSRKDLAAIMPDKPLKPAVYQLNAGQALFFGGMARFDFVEGDRQSFTCFISTALSIHRTKLERADDLYRDHLGELLSPPTREGASEMPEWTRHEFRIKRGSQSDIFISGLGWVKVNGDNGALVAVHVPKGIRVLVRPSLI, encoded by the coding sequence ATGACAGACACGCATAACGGCAATCTTGCCGTAAGATGCAGTGGATGCGGCGTGCATCTGCAAACAGAAGACCAGGATAGACCGGGTTTTATTCCTGAGAAAGCATTGGATCGTGAACCGGTAATATGCCAGCGTTGTTTCCGTATCAAAAATTATAATGAATCATCGTCTGTAACCGTTGACCAGGACGAGTTCCTAGCACTACTGAGCCAAATCGGGGATAAGGATGCACTTGTCATCCATATCGTTGATCTGTTTGACTTTGATGGTAGTGTGATCTCTGGCCTACAACGTTTTGTCGGTAACAATCCGGTATTACTTGTAGTAAATAAAACGGACTTGTTACCTAAAGTAACAAACTGGAACAAGGTTCGCAACTGGGTACAGAAGCAGGCTAAGGAGCAGGGATTGCGCACTGTAGACGTGTTACTCGTTAGCGCTAAGCAAAACCAGGGCTTCGACCGTCTCCTTGAACTGGTAAGCACCTACCGTGAAGATCGTGACGTTTATGTGGTCGGGGGAACCAATGTGGGCAAATCTACGTTGATTAACCGATTGATTCGTGACTACAGCGATCTGGAGCAGGAACTGACAACCTCCCGTTATCCGGGAACAACGCTGGATATGGTGAACATTCCATTGGAAGATGGGAAATTCATTATTGATACCCCAGGGATCGTATATCCATGGCGTTTCAGTGAGATCGTATCTCGCAAAGACTTGGCTGCGATTATGCCGGACAAGCCGCTTAAACCTGCTGTATATCAATTAAATGCAGGTCAAGCACTGTTCTTTGGCGGCATGGCTCGATTCGACTTTGTTGAAGGGGATCGCCAGTCCTTCACATGTTTTATCAGCACAGCGCTGAGTATCCACCGCACGAAGTTAGAGCGTGCGGATGACCTGTATCGTGATCATTTAGGCGAATTGCTCTCCCCGCCAACACGTGAAGGTGCATCGGAGATGCCAGAATGGACGCGTCATGAATTCCGCATCAAACGTGGAAGTCAGTCCGATATCTTTATCTCCGGTCTCGGCTGGGTTAAAGTGAACGGAGACAATGGGGCTCTCGTGGCTGTTCATGTCCCTAAAGGTATTCGGGTGCTAGTTCGTCCTTCTCTGATCTAA
- a CDS encoding DUF58 domain-containing protein codes for MLLSMVTLLCLYLAIAGFSGVRRARGARALSSGQDHEELLHAGDQVQVQLRVNIPGFLPLPYVVVREMLHRHNGESWSFRESLIPNMRGVGELSFQTPPLERGKYVFSETECSSEDIFGLIEHRGTFKAKGEFRVLPRTVFIPYWQLYDRKSRLSGPQTAQTRSRRETTQINGVRDYVYGDRLSRIHWNATAKTGSWKSKEFEHESVPKTVLVIDALAASYEQSETFELAVSTAASLLEYGSRERMGMGLMTLSDKHTFLAPSESLIDRQKMMHHLVDVQSNGQDRRLLPGVEKLGRQLPQGAYFVLISPQKDEKVLELLRWADTRGMTPCHVLIDPQSSRQSAEWSAMLRGRGTRSFTVAHLQELPTVMGEVPHEYNRQTTSTWQEIVVSGCITAVDLPDCNAVVVVHRGILVQRDDLFGTVDAGSYERT; via the coding sequence ATGTTATTATCAATGGTAACCCTGCTCTGTCTGTACCTTGCTATTGCTGGTTTTAGTGGTGTAAGACGAGCTAGGGGGGCTAGGGCACTGTCATCAGGGCAGGATCATGAAGAATTGCTGCATGCAGGTGATCAGGTTCAAGTTCAGCTTCGAGTGAACATTCCAGGATTTTTACCACTTCCATATGTGGTCGTGCGTGAGATGTTGCATCGCCATAACGGTGAATCATGGTCATTCCGTGAGAGCCTAATTCCCAATATGAGGGGTGTTGGTGAGCTATCGTTTCAGACACCGCCGCTAGAACGTGGAAAATATGTTTTTTCCGAAACGGAATGTTCGAGTGAAGATATCTTCGGACTGATTGAGCATCGCGGAACGTTTAAGGCCAAAGGCGAATTTCGAGTGTTACCACGAACTGTGTTTATCCCGTACTGGCAGTTATATGATCGAAAGTCACGATTATCTGGACCGCAGACAGCACAGACACGTTCACGCCGAGAAACAACCCAGATTAATGGTGTCCGCGACTATGTCTACGGGGATCGCCTCTCTCGAATTCATTGGAATGCCACAGCGAAGACCGGTTCATGGAAATCGAAGGAGTTTGAGCACGAATCTGTGCCCAAAACCGTTCTGGTTATCGATGCACTCGCAGCCAGCTATGAACAGAGTGAAACATTTGAATTAGCGGTGTCCACTGCAGCATCTTTATTGGAATATGGTTCTAGAGAGCGGATGGGGATGGGATTGATGACCTTGTCTGATAAGCATACATTCCTCGCACCTAGCGAAAGTCTCATTGACCGTCAGAAGATGATGCATCACTTGGTGGACGTGCAATCCAACGGGCAGGATCGTCGCTTGCTTCCGGGTGTAGAGAAGCTTGGGCGTCAGTTGCCGCAAGGAGCTTATTTCGTTTTGATTTCACCTCAGAAGGATGAGAAGGTATTAGAATTGTTGAGATGGGCAGATACCCGGGGGATGACACCTTGCCATGTCCTGATTGATCCTCAAAGCTCTCGTCAGAGCGCAGAGTGGTCTGCCATGCTGCGTGGTAGAGGCACAAGATCCTTCACGGTTGCCCATCTTCAGGAGCTTCCAACGGTTATGGGGGAGGTTCCGCATGAATACAACAGGCAAACAACTAGCACCTGGCAAGAGATCGTGGTATCAGGCTGCATCACTGCTGTGGATCTTCCTGATTGCAATGCAGTGGTTGTCGTTCACCGAGGAATCTTGGTACAACGAGACGACCTCTTTGGTACTGTGGACGCTGGCAGCTATGAGCGTACTTGA
- the spoVAE gene encoding stage V sporulation protein AE produces the protein MQFLWAFIVGGLICVIGQLLMDGVKLTPAHTMSTLVVAGAVADAFGLYDPLVKFAGAGASIPITSFGNSLVHGALTELEKEGWLGVITGIFDLTAAGISAAIIFSFLAALVVRPKG, from the coding sequence ATGCAATTTCTGTGGGCATTTATCGTTGGCGGCTTAATCTGTGTCATTGGACAGCTTCTTATGGATGGGGTCAAGTTAACACCTGCACATACGATGAGTACGTTGGTGGTTGCAGGTGCTGTGGCTGATGCCTTTGGTCTCTATGATCCACTGGTGAAATTTGCGGGTGCGGGTGCGTCCATACCGATTACGAGTTTTGGTAATTCTCTAGTCCATGGAGCATTAACCGAACTGGAGAAAGAGGGCTGGCTTGGTGTAATCACGGGTATCTTCGATCTAACTGCAGCGGGGATTTCCGCAGCGATTATCTTCTCATTTCTTGCGGCACTTGTTGTTCGTCCAAAAGGGTAA
- the spoVAC gene encoding stage V sporulation protein AC, protein MPAQTKGTGSSKKSPSLSISEQEYKKVAKKHEPARPLWTNCIKAFFVGGFVCLIGQAIQEAFMAGFDMTSKEAASPTVAVMIFISVVLTCLGVYDKIAQWAGAGTAVPVTGFANSMCSAALEHRAEGLVLGVGANMFKLAGSVIVFGVVAAFIIGIVYAFLGFGGHL, encoded by the coding sequence ATGCCAGCTCAGACGAAAGGAACCGGCAGCAGCAAAAAATCACCCTCACTGTCCATTAGTGAACAGGAATATAAAAAAGTAGCTAAAAAGCATGAGCCTGCGCGTCCTCTTTGGACCAATTGTATCAAAGCGTTTTTTGTCGGCGGATTTGTCTGCCTGATTGGACAGGCTATCCAGGAAGCCTTTATGGCAGGGTTTGATATGACATCAAAGGAAGCGGCAAGTCCCACCGTAGCGGTGATGATCTTCATTTCGGTTGTGCTGACTTGTCTTGGTGTATACGATAAGATCGCACAATGGGCAGGGGCAGGTACAGCCGTTCCCGTTACAGGCTTTGCCAACTCGATGTGTTCTGCGGCACTGGAGCATAGAGCAGAAGGCTTGGTACTTGGTGTAGGTGCAAACATGTTTAAGCTGGCTGGCTCTGTTATCGTGTTTGGTGTAGTTGCAGCATTTATTATCGGGATCGTATATGCCTTCCTCGGATTTGGGGGACATCTATGA
- the spoVAD gene encoding stage V sporulation protein AD produces MKRLGRQTWKFENRPRIVGRAAVVGPDEGQGPLASDFDYVYDNLEIGEKTWEKGERKLLEQATQLALINANITKEELQFFVGGDLMNQIISSSFSARKLGAPFLGVFGACSTSMESLALASLIVDSGGGDYVLAGTVSHNCTVEKQFRYPTEYGSQKPPYAQYTVTGAGCGVVSRTGEGPVITHATIGRVMDLGIKDPFNMGAAMAPAAADTLVSHFRDTGLEPGYYDLIVTGDLASVGLPITKELLQKEGIPMEQTVFNDCGLMIYNREKQPQVVAGGSGCGCSASVTYGHILNRMQKGDLQRVLVVATGALLSPLSYQQGESIPCIAHAVSIEKEG; encoded by the coding sequence ATGAAACGACTGGGACGTCAAACCTGGAAATTTGAAAATCGTCCACGGATTGTCGGCAGGGCTGCTGTTGTTGGGCCTGACGAAGGACAAGGGCCACTCGCATCTGACTTTGACTATGTATACGACAATCTGGAGATCGGCGAGAAGACATGGGAGAAGGGTGAACGCAAGCTATTAGAGCAAGCGACTCAACTGGCATTGATCAATGCGAATATTACCAAAGAAGAGCTTCAGTTCTTCGTTGGTGGTGATCTCATGAACCAGATTATCAGCAGTTCGTTCTCGGCTCGTAAGCTAGGAGCGCCCTTCCTCGGTGTATTTGGTGCATGTTCCACCTCGATGGAAAGTTTGGCGCTGGCTTCTCTTATCGTGGATTCAGGTGGCGGTGACTATGTGCTTGCAGGAACGGTCAGTCACAACTGTACCGTAGAGAAGCAATTCCGTTATCCGACTGAATACGGGTCACAGAAGCCGCCTTATGCACAGTATACCGTCACAGGTGCAGGCTGCGGAGTTGTATCGCGAACAGGCGAAGGGCCTGTCATTACACATGCAACGATTGGTCGCGTTATGGATCTGGGGATTAAAGATCCGTTTAACATGGGAGCAGCTATGGCACCAGCGGCTGCGGATACGTTGGTTTCCCATTTCCGTGATACAGGGCTTGAGCCGGGCTATTACGATCTCATTGTTACGGGAGACCTTGCTTCGGTAGGACTACCGATTACCAAAGAGCTTTTGCAAAAAGAAGGCATTCCAATGGAACAAACGGTGTTTAACGACTGCGGGTTAATGATCTACAACCGTGAGAAACAGCCTCAGGTTGTGGCAGGGGGAAGTGGGTGTGGCTGTTCCGCATCAGTGACCTACGGGCACATTCTAAACCGAATGCAAAAGGGTGACTTGCAGCGTGTTCTCGTAGTAGCTACGGGAGCTTTATTGTCACCGCTGTCTTACCAGCAGGGCGAGAGTATTCCTTGTATTGCACATGCCGTTTCCATCGAGAAGGAGGGATAA
- a CDS encoding YqeG family HAD IIIA-type phosphatase yields MFKMLMPKLRVDTVFDINLEELYAQGYRGIITDLDNTLVGAKAPDATPELIEWFARVKEAGFKLMIVSNNNLNRVSLFATPLDIQFVHSARKPSNTPFRKAMKMMELTPDKTIVVGDQMLTDVYGGNRLGLHTVLVLPISIGDEGFMTRFNRRVERIALTSLRKKGLWLEEENKK; encoded by the coding sequence TTGTTTAAAATGTTAATGCCCAAGCTGCGAGTAGACACGGTTTTTGACATTAATCTGGAAGAGCTGTACGCTCAAGGCTATCGCGGAATAATAACTGATCTCGACAATACGCTTGTTGGAGCCAAAGCGCCTGATGCAACGCCTGAACTGATCGAATGGTTTGCGCGTGTGAAAGAGGCAGGCTTCAAACTGATGATTGTGTCCAATAATAATTTGAATCGTGTATCCTTGTTTGCTACGCCACTGGATATCCAGTTTGTGCACAGTGCACGCAAACCATCGAATACACCGTTTCGTAAAGCAATGAAAATGATGGAGCTAACGCCAGACAAAACGATTGTGGTAGGCGATCAGATGTTGACCGATGTATATGGAGGGAACCGGCTAGGGCTTCATACCGTGCTGGTATTGCCCATCTCCATCGGCGATGAAGGATTCATGACGCGCTTCAATCGACGAGTGGAACGGATTGCTCTAACAAGTTTGCGCAAGAAAGGCTTATGGCTCGAGGAGGAAAATAAGAAATGA
- the yhbY gene encoding ribosome assembly RNA-binding protein YhbY, which translates to MLTGKQKRFLRSQAHHLTPVFQIGKGGTNEHLYRHIEDAIEKRELMKVQILNNNLDDKNEIATELARETGSELVQVIGSTIVLYKESRDNKQIELP; encoded by the coding sequence ATGTTAACAGGTAAACAAAAACGCTTTTTGCGTTCACAAGCACATCATTTAACCCCAGTGTTTCAGATCGGTAAAGGTGGCACGAACGAGCATTTGTACCGTCACATTGAAGATGCAATTGAGAAACGCGAGTTGATGAAGGTTCAAATTCTGAACAACAATCTTGATGATAAAAACGAAATCGCGACAGAGCTTGCTCGTGAGACAGGCAGCGAGCTCGTTCAAGTGATTGGCAGTACAATTGTCCTGTATAAGGAATCACGCGACAACAAACAAATCGAACTTCCTTAG